In the genome of Methanopyrus kandleri AV19, one region contains:
- the porD gene encoding pyruvate synthase subunit PorD, which produces MGNEEFTIGAVVREPGSTKRNKTGRWRVFRPVLDQEKCMNCGLCFMYCPDGCIRPSDDGYVIDYDYCKGCGICESVCPVNAIEMVLEEG; this is translated from the coding sequence TTGGGTAATGAAGAATTTACGATAGGGGCCGTAGTGCGAGAGCCGGGAAGTACCAAGAGGAATAAGACCGGCAGATGGCGCGTGTTCAGGCCCGTACTAGATCAGGAGAAGTGTATGAACTGCGGTCTGTGCTTCATGTACTGCCCGGACGGGTGCATTAGGCCCTCGGACGATGGCTACGTTATCGACTATGATTACTGTAAAGGGTGTGGAATCTGCGAAAGCGTGTGTCCTGTAAATGCGATCGAAATGGTACTGGAGGAGGGTTGA
- the porA gene encoding pyruvate synthase subunit PorA yields the protein MTEVHVINGNYAVAEAVRMVDVDVIAAYPITPQTPIVEYLSEFVSNGELDAEFIHVESEHSAISAVLGASATGARVFTATASQGLALMHEILFIASGLRLPIVMAVANRALSAPINIWCDHSDSVAQRDTSWIQLYCESNQEVFDTVVQAYRIAEHEDVLLPVMVCLDGFTLSHTLEPVELPEEEEVRSFVGKYEPTHCYLDPEDPMTLGPVGGPDSYMEFKKMQHDAMEKAREVIGEVNREFSDEFGRSYGDGLIEEYNTEDADYVVIAMGSVCGTVKHVIDEERPDVGLVRVKAYRPFPGDRIVEVIQDKEGVVTIDRAHSYGAMPPLWTDVKAHAPDVDVSSTIAGLGGRDIRPQDVLEIIKVAEEGKGMDEPVWINVKV from the coding sequence ATGACTGAAGTTCATGTGATCAACGGGAATTACGCCGTAGCCGAAGCGGTTAGGATGGTGGACGTCGACGTCATTGCGGCGTACCCGATCACACCCCAAACACCCATCGTAGAATACCTTTCCGAGTTCGTATCTAACGGGGAACTGGACGCCGAGTTCATACACGTAGAGTCCGAGCACAGCGCGATCAGCGCCGTGCTCGGTGCCTCGGCGACTGGAGCCCGCGTGTTCACTGCGACGGCGTCTCAAGGTCTCGCCCTTATGCACGAGATCCTGTTCATCGCTTCAGGACTCAGGTTACCGATCGTGATGGCCGTCGCGAACCGCGCGCTCTCAGCTCCGATCAACATCTGGTGCGATCACTCCGACTCCGTGGCGCAACGGGACACGTCGTGGATCCAGCTGTACTGTGAGTCTAATCAAGAGGTATTCGACACCGTAGTGCAAGCCTACCGGATCGCGGAACACGAAGACGTCCTCTTACCCGTGATGGTATGCCTGGACGGGTTCACGTTATCCCACACCTTGGAACCCGTCGAACTTCCGGAAGAGGAAGAGGTACGATCGTTCGTCGGTAAGTACGAGCCAACCCACTGTTACCTAGACCCCGAAGACCCGATGACGCTAGGGCCTGTAGGTGGCCCTGACAGCTACATGGAGTTCAAGAAGATGCAGCACGATGCGATGGAAAAGGCACGTGAGGTTATAGGAGAGGTCAACAGGGAGTTCTCGGACGAGTTCGGGCGTTCCTACGGTGACGGGCTAATCGAGGAGTACAATACAGAGGACGCTGATTACGTGGTGATCGCGATGGGATCCGTCTGCGGGACCGTCAAGCACGTGATAGATGAGGAGCGCCCGGACGTGGGTCTGGTCAGGGTGAAGGCTTACCGCCCGTTCCCAGGCGACCGGATAGTGGAGGTAATCCAGGACAAGGAAGGCGTCGTGACTATCGATCGCGCACATTCGTACGGGGCGATGCCGCCGCTGTGGACGGACGTCAAAGCTCACGCACCGGACGTCGACGTATCGTCGACCATCGC